One window of Papaver somniferum cultivar HN1 chromosome 9, ASM357369v1, whole genome shotgun sequence genomic DNA carries:
- the LOC113312749 gene encoding proline-rich receptor-like protein kinase PERK8, with protein MDDRQRDPYQTPPPSPYRSPPHRILDISPPKGASSRPSQLDPRAQRTSSTAGPRASSVKKEDQTKGPQGSRYAINRPAASQRVVPENMQTPSPHRIEPLNAQPLRFIDPLTMPLQKPTAPPSTVPVRGKSTKGPASKADLSKNHPTKRKASDMSPPKIPSSDPTDDSDTALLIRSVTVGKKKVTFKHVDHAAFKAKH; from the coding sequence ATGGATGATCGTCAGCGGGATCCCTATCAAACTCCGCCACCGAGCCCTTATAGGTCTCCCCCACATAGAATTCTTGATATATCTCCGCCGAAGGGTGCTTCGTCTAGGCCTTCGCAGTTAGACCCTCGTGCTCAGAGGACCTCATCTACTGCTGGTCCAAGAGCTTCATCTGTCAAGAAAGAGGATCAGACGAAGGGTCCTCAGGGTTCTAGGTATGCCATTAATCGCCCTGCTGCTTCTCAACGTGTTGTGCCAGAAAATATGCAGACCCCTTCGCCTCATCGTATTGAGCCGCTGAATGCCCAGCCTCTTCGTTTTATTGATCCACTTACGATGCCCCTACAGAAACCTACAGCTCCACCTTCTAccgttcctgtgagaggaaaatcTACTAAGGGTCCCGCATCGAAGgctgatttatcaaagaatcatcctaccaaaaggaaagcttcagaTATGAGTCCCCCTAAGATACCTTCGTCGGATCCTACTGACGATTCGGACACTGCCCTACTTATACGAAGCGTCACAGTTGGTAAAAAGAAGGTTACTTTCAAGCACGTAGACCATGCAGCGTTCAAGGCGAAACATTAA